In one window of Rhinopithecus roxellana isolate Shanxi Qingling chromosome 15, ASM756505v1, whole genome shotgun sequence DNA:
- the TTC36 gene encoding tetratricopeptide repeat protein 36 translates to MLTAKDRETLLMKGWSSSFQINFLLEAPLSPRPSLFSHPESPFGILELGTMGTPNDRAVLQAIFNPDTPFGDIVGLDLGEEAEKEEQKEDVFPQAQLEQSKALELQGVMAAEAGDLSTALERFGQAICLLPERASAYNNRAQARRLQGDVAGALEDLERAVELSGGRGRAARQSFVQRGLLARLQGRDDDARRDFERAARLGSPFARRQLVLLNPYAALCNRMLADMMGQLRRPRDSR, encoded by the exons ATGCTAACGGCCAAGGACAGGGAGACACTCCTCATGAAGGGGTGGTCCTCATCCTTTCAGATCAACTTCCTGCTGGAGGCTCCACTCTCACCAcgtccctccctcttctctcatCCGGAGTCACCTTTTGGGATTTTGGAGTTGGGCACCATGGGGACTCCAAATGATCGGGCAGTGCTGCAGGCCATCTTCAACCCTGACACCCCATTTGGAGACATTGTTGGACTGGACCTCGGAGAGGAagcagaaaaggaagaacaaaaagaag ATGTTTTCCCTCAAGCACAGCTGGAACAGTCCAAGGCCCTCGAGCTGCAGGGGGTGATGGCAGCAGAGGCTGGGGACCTCAGCACAGCCCTGGAGAGGTTTGGCCAAGCCATCTGCCTGCTGCCTGAGAGGGCTTCAGCCTACAACAACCGTGCCCAGGCCCGGCGACTCCAGGGAGACGTGGCAG GCGCCCTGGAGGACCTGGAACGCGCAGTGGAGCTGAGCGGCGGCCGGGGCCGCGCCGCCCGCCAGAGCTTTGTGCAGCGCGGCCTCCTGGCGCGGCTGCAGGGCCGAGACGACGACGCCCGCAGGGACTTCGAGAGGGCGGCACGGCTGGGCAGCCCCTTCGCGCGGCGCCAGCTGGTGCTGCTCAACCCCTACGCCGCGCTGTGCAACCGCATGCTGGCCGACATGATGGGGCAGCTGCGCCGCCCCCGCGACAGCCGCTGA